One region of Triticum aestivum cultivar Chinese Spring chromosome 6B, IWGSC CS RefSeq v2.1, whole genome shotgun sequence genomic DNA includes:
- the LOC123139467 gene encoding gem-associated protein 2 (The sequence of the model RefSeq protein was modified relative to this genomic sequence to represent the inferred CDS: added 70 bases not found in genome assembly): METRTLRALLPPSLEVEEVLAAGAMRYTRHELEALSGAPSREAQALRWAEAYAALAAAGFSGDYDGLLASDEPLTRRGKKVSGGGKKRAEAAARQFSEATEVGAWRNGDSGVHQAAGEPFDQGGDVEYEDDSDDEYDGILKPAFAVDGEPDFESGEPLDGFEYLRRVRWEANQIPKVKVAKIDLSAARKEQTPYMPEIPDIPKCSPDLCASKEWEDSFITYFSETRLAFLELDSSDGPSVSGAVNSPCKPGISFEPQIDPTLTMIRKMDAVSRAATLRNYIDMIQSFDMLSRNDCLWLFALCVAVEPPLDAETCASLRSMLRKCSTILATKSEMDDEVVMLNILVAISGLYFGQYEK, translated from the exons CGATGAGGTACACGAGGCACGAGCTGGAGGCGCTCAGCGGCGCGCCGTCGCGGGAGGCGCAGGCGCTGCGGTGGGCCGAGGCGTACGCGGCCCTCGCCGCCGCGGGCTTCTCCGGGGACTACGACGGCCTCCTCGCCTCCGACGAGCCGCTGACCAGGAGGGGGAAGAAGGTCTCCGGgggcgggaagaagagggccgaggcggcggcgcgccAGTTCTCCG AGGCGACGGAGGTGGGTGCCTGGAGAAACGGGGATTCGGGGGTTCATCAGGCGGCTGGAGAGCCGTTTGATCAGGGTGGGGATGTGGAGTATgaagatgacagtgatgatgagTATGATGGCATTTTGAAGCCTGCCTTTGCTGTTGATGGGGAGCCTGATTTCGAGTCCGGCGAGCCGCTTGACGGTTTCGAGTATCTCCGGCGTGTCAG GTGGGAAGCTAACCAGATTCCTAAAGTGAAGGTGGCCAAGATAGATTTGAGTGCAGCTAGAAAGGAGCAAACACCTTATATGCCAGAAATTCCTGACATACCAAAGTGTTCACCTGATTTATGTGCATCAAAGGAATGGGAGGACTCGTTTATTACTTATTTTTCAGAGACAAGGCTG GCATTCTTGGAACTTGACAGCTCGGATGGACCATCTGTATCAGGAGCGGTGAATAGCCCCTGTAAACCTGGCATCAGCTTTGAGCCGCAGATTGACCCGACGCTGACGATGATTCGCAAAATGGACGCAGTTTCAAGAGCTGCAACACTGCGCAACTACATCGACATGATCCAAAGCTTTGACATGCTATCAAGGAATGACTGCCTGTGGCTGTTTGCGCTATGCGTCGCTGTCGAGCCGCCCTTGGACGCAGAGACATGCGCGTCACTGAGGTCGATGCTGCGCAAGTGCTCAACCATCCTCGCCACCAAGTCGGAGATGGACGATGAAGTCGTGATGCTGAACATACTCGTGGCCATCTCAGGTTTGTACTTCGGGCAGTATGAGAAGTAG
- the LOC123139468 gene encoding ABC transporter I family member 19, whose amino-acid sequence MAGGEEGWRRSGIEVSTLQFGYDGEAPLFARFNLRVAPGSRCLLVGANGSGKTTLLKILAGKHMVGGKDVVRVLNGSAFHDTQFVCSGDLSYLGGSWSRNVSSVGDVPLQGDFSAEHMIFGVDGVDPVRREQLIDLLDIDLQWRMHKVSDGQRRRVQICMGLLHPYKVLLLDEITVDLDVVTRMDLLDFFKEECEQREATIVYATHIFDGLETWATDIAYIQEGELKKSAKYSDIEELKTAKNLLSVVESWLKSETKLPKKEPARVESQPRRPSPFDASPFRASRHMAYYR is encoded by the exons ATGGCCGGAGGCGAGGAAGGGTGGAGGAGGAGCGGCATCGAGGTGAGCACCCTGCAGTTCGGCTACGACGGGGAGGCGCCGCTCTTCGCGCGCTTCAACCTCCGCGTCGCCCCCGGCTCGCGCTGCCTCCTCGTCGGCGCCAACGGATCCG GCAAGACCACTCTCTTAAAGATTCTTGCAGGAAAACATATGGTTGGAGGAAAGGATGTTGTCCGTGTTCTTAATGGTTCTGCTTTTCATGACACACAGTTTGTGTGCAGTGGTGACCTTTCCTACTTGGGTGGTTCGTGGAGTCGGAATGTCAGTTCAGTT GGTGATGTTCCACTACAAGGCGATTTCTCTGCTGAGCACATGATATTTGGAG TTGATGGGGTTGATCCTGTTAGGCGAGAGCAGCTGATTGATCTACTGGATATTGATCTGCAATGGCGCATGCATAAAGTTTCAGATGGACAGCGCCGCAGGGTACAAATTTGCATGGGTCTTCTTCATCCATACAAG GTACTCTTACTCGATGAGATCACCGTGGATCTCGATGTCGTGACCAGGATGGATCTCCTCGACTTCTTCAAGGAAGAGTGCGAGCAG AGGGAAGCCACGATCGTCTACGCCACGCACATATTCGAcggcctggagacatgggcgacCGACATCGCGTACATCCAGGAGGGCGAGCTGAAAAAGTCGGCGAAATACTCGGACATCGAAGAGCTCAAGACGGCCAAGAACCTGCTGTCGGTCGTGGAGTCATGGCTGAAGTCCGAGACCAAACTCCCGAAGAAAGAGCCCGCGCGCGTCGAGAGCCAGCCCAGGCGCCCCTCCCCGTTCGACGCCTCCCCTTTCCGAGCGTCGCGCCACATGGCCTACTACCGATGA